Part of the Bacillus sp. (in: firmicutes) genome is shown below.
ATATTGCAATAATTATTCCCTCTCCTTCGAAAACTACATTTTTCTCATTTAGATATTATTATTTTTCCCTTTGTGCTAACAATTATAGATTGAAAAAACATCCATTAAATCAAATAAAATGAATGTTTTTCCAATTTAATATGTTACAACCTAACGCCCTTTGAATGCAAGTAATAGTATTCCTTTGGTAGAAACTAATCAAAATTATTTTATTGAAATACAAAAAATCATCTTAATCACGAAAAATAAAAACAGGAACTTTTAGTGAAATTTTGTTGGGAGCTGCTGATAATCTTTAAATCCTTGTTTAAAATTTAATGCTTGATCACATTCATTAATAAATGGCCAAATCACATTCTTCATTTCATTATAGTCTGATTCATAAAGTGGTTTATTTCCATGAGCTAGATAGCTATAGTTTCGTTTTTGCAGGACATTTCTTAATTTTGCTTCCCAGTTTTTCCAAACTTCTCCTACTGGGTGGTTTAAGTAACTTAAAAGCCTATAGCCTTCTTCCAAACCAATTTGTATTTTTTTATTTCGGTCACTTCTTTTTTTTTCGTAATAATCAACGTACTGCTCTGGAAGTAATGATACATCAATATCAGATGTGTTAAGCTTTATTTCCCCTGTCATTAAAGAAAATTGTTCATACATTTCCACTGCCCGGTAAACTCGGGCGATGGCATCATCATATTGTCGATGTTCTGCTTTTCTTTCTGCATTATTTAAAAGATCATAAACAAGTATAAATCCTAGTCCTGGTGGATTTTTAGATTCAGGTTTCCAATCTTCAAACCATTCGACTGTCTTTGCTAATTTTTTTACAAGTGAATTATAGGAATTTATAAATTCATCATCTTTTTTAAACATTTCAATATAATCCACTGCTGAATGATAATTGAATTTATCCCATTCGTCAAAAGCTTTTGCTAAATAATATAATCGGTTAAATTGTTGTTTCTGAGCTATATGATTATTGGCACTCAATTCATCTAAAATATGATATGCTGCATTGTAACTTCTTTTTGAAATAAGATTCTCACTCTGCCTTAACTGTCTTTGAATGAATACAGAGTTAGTAGGAAGTTTCTCAATACGCTCCATTCCATTCCTAATTTTAACTAAATCTTTACGTATTCCTGCTACAATTGTTATATCACATTCAGGAAACTCCATCCCAGCTATTGCCAATCCAACTGACATTGATTTTGTTCCACCAGTATAGTCAACAATCACATAATCATTTTGATGGAGATGCTTAATAATCTTTTCAACTGCCAAAGTATAAGTATTATAAGGATTATCGCTTTCTACAATAATAATCTTATATTTTTCAGGAAGAAGTCTTGTTTGAGCTACTATACTGACACGTTTTTCCCCAGTATTATTATCTTCACACACAAAACCATCTCCATCTACACTTTCTTTACTTCCTTTATTTGATACTGTTGTCTCAGTTGCAAAAAAATATACAAGATCCGGTTTATTTTTAATAATAGATGTTACAATCGGTTTATCGGTTCCACCAACAGTAACAAATAACACTTTCATTGAATCACCTTCTTAATGCAATAGTTCCTTACACAAAAAAGTTTTAAAATTAGTATTTTTTAAATAGGTTTCCAAATTTTTCATTTTCTGCAAAGGCATTACCACAATACCAATCACTTCTCTTACTGCGCCTATCACTATGTGCCATTACCAGTATCACCTAAAATTCCCCTCTATTGTAATTCTGCCTCTTCTTATAATTTGATCGATTGTTTTTTTCATCTTTTATATACTAAAAACTTGGCAAAGATTGATTCTCATCCGATATGTGAGGTAGTGAATATTTAATTTTAGGAGTCCCTACTCCTCCGCGGTTCCCAACAAACCATAAGAAAACTTTTTCCCTATTTTTTCCAT
Proteins encoded:
- a CDS encoding TIGR02710 family CRISPR-associated protein, coding for MKVLFVTVGGTDKPIVTSIIKNKPDLVYFFATETTVSNKGSKESVDGDGFVCEDNNTGEKRVSIVAQTRLLPEKYKIIIVESDNPYNTYTLAVEKIIKHLHQNDYVIVDYTGGTKSMSVGLAIAGMEFPECDITIVAGIRKDLVKIRNGMERIEKLPTNSVFIQRQLRQSENLISKRSYNAAYHILDELSANNHIAQKQQFNRLYYLAKAFDEWDKFNYHSAVDYIEMFKKDDEFINSYNSLVKKLAKTVEWFEDWKPESKNPPGLGFILVYDLLNNAERKAEHRQYDDAIARVYRAVEMYEQFSLMTGEIKLNTSDIDVSLLPEQYVDYYEKKRSDRNKKIQIGLEEGYRLLSYLNHPVGEVWKNWEAKLRNVLQKRNYSYLAHGNKPLYESDYNEMKNVIWPFINECDQALNFKQGFKDYQQLPTKFH